Proteins found in one Channa argus isolate prfri chromosome 7, Channa argus male v1.0, whole genome shotgun sequence genomic segment:
- the lpcat3 gene encoding lysophospholipid acyltransferase 5, with protein MAAPLMEKLSESLGSPEPAVRLMLSILIGYPCALVYRQFLFHQTATVIHWFHALSGLALAAFNFGAQLYHSAVCILVQFLMLRLMGRTVTAVVSSFIFQMIYLLAGYYYTATEEYDIKWTMPHCVLTLKLVGLSFDYYDGGKDPSQLSSEQKKSALLSAPSLLEMFGFSYFYGGFLVGPQFTLRSYQRLVAGELTDCPGKPPNSVIPAMKRFSVGFVCLVIYTIISPYYPDSYYLTDEYEAQPFWYRCVFILLWAKIGLYKYVSCWVIEEGSCILSGLGYNGVVDGKPQWDACANMKVSLFETTPLFGGTIASFNINTNAWAAAVQHVFKRLKFLGNKTLSHVSTLAFLAIWHGLHSGYILCFSMEFFIITVERQALALVKDSPLLTKLANSSLYPLIYVVQQFVHWLFMGYSLVPFCLFSYDKWLKVYSSVYFCGHVFFLVAFLIMPYLRKALVPKKEPSQKKQE; from the exons ATGGCGGCTCCCTTGATGGAGAAACTGTCGGAGTCTTTAGGCTCCCCGGAGCCAGCGGTTCGGCTCATGCTATCTATTCTGATCG GGTATCCCTGTGCTCTGGTGTACAGACAGTTCTTGTTCCACCAGACTGCCACAGTTATCCACTGGTTCCACGCTTTGTCTGGACTGGCTTTAGCAGCATTTAACTTTG GCGCTCAGCTCTATCACTCTGCAGTATGCATCTTGGTCCAGTTCCTGATGCTGAGGCTCATGGGAAGGACGGTAACAGCTGTCGtgagcagttttatttttcaaatg ATATACCTGCTGGCAGGGTATTACTACACAGCAACAGAGGAGTATGACATCAAGTGGACTATGCCTCATTGTGTCCTAACACTTAAACTTGTTG GTCTGTCATTTGATTACTATGATGGCGGAAAGGACCCA TCCCAGCTGAGTTCAGAGCAGAAGAAATCAGCTCTGTTATCCGCACCCTCTCTACTTGAGATGTTTGGCTTTTCCTACTTCTATGGAGGCTTCTTGGTGGGACCCCAGTTTACACTACGTAGCTATCAGAGGTTGGTGGCAGGGGAGCTCACTGACTGCCCTGGAAAGCCTCCAAACAG TGTGATCCCAGCTATGAAGAGGTTTAGTGTGGGTTTTGTTTGCCTGGTGATATATACAATAATTAGTCCCTATTACCCAGACAGCTACTACTTAACAGATGAGTATGAG GCTCAGCCGTTCTGGTACcgctgtgtttttattctgctgtgGGCTAAAATTGGTTTGTATAAATATGTCAGCTGCTGGGTTATAGAG gagGGTTCATGTATATTATCTGGCCTAGGATACAATGGTGTAGTGGACGGTAAGCCCCAGTGGGATGCTTGTGCCAATATGAAGGTCTCGCTCTTTGAAACTACACCACTGTTTGGAGGAACCATCGCTTCTTTCAACATCAACACTAATGCCTGGGCTGCTGCAGTTCA acatgtcTTCAAACGGTTAAAGTTCCTGGGCAATAAGACCCTGTCTCATGTGTCAACACTGGCTTTTTTGGCAATATGGCATGGCCTTCACTCTGGATATATCCTGTGCTTCTCCATGGAGTTCTTCATCATCACTGTGGAGAGACAG gctTTGGCACTAGTGAAGGACAGTCCCTTGCTGACAAAGTTGGCCAACAGCTCGCTGTACCCTCTCATCTATGTAGTACAACAGTTTGTCCATTGGCTCTTCATGGGCTATTCCCTGGTGCCATTCTGCCTCTTCTCCTATGACAAATGGCTCAAG GTGTATTCTTCAGTCTATTTCTGTGGTCATGTATTCTTCCTCGTAGCCTTTTTAATCATGCCATACCTCCGCAAGGCGCTGGTGCCTAAGAAAGAACCGAGTCAGAAAAAGCAGGAATAA